Proteins encoded by one window of Rutidosis leptorrhynchoides isolate AG116_Rl617_1_P2 chromosome 7, CSIRO_AGI_Rlap_v1, whole genome shotgun sequence:
- the LOC139860364 gene encoding F-box protein At2g35280-like encodes MDVRNRQPNILEDLPPEMVVEILSRVGQDSSAQLFMMKLVCKAFERHSKQALVYRRLSFDRWCISHWRNPKLAHIFFRAMCSGNPNAIFRYGLRAYFDSVYPNIGLRSLDKASNMQLKEACYVYGLVMFASHQTEKKNVGLQLLNRTFPLVTDSVVEVRDKVFNLLRYCWILGNPHPFDNTATCCTIKDHKDYFPLDLGWEIELVKPECMTCSWSYELRVLTERFEFN; translated from the coding sequence atggatgttaggaATAGACAACCGaacattttagaagacctaccaccgGAAATGGTTGTTGAAATCTTGTCGAGAGTGGGTCAAgattcatcggctcaattgtttatgaTGAAGTTAGTTTGTAAGGCATTTGAAAGGCATTCCAAGCAAGCCTTGGTTTAtagaaggctttccttcgataggtggTGTATCTCACACTGGAGAAACCCTAAGTTGGCCCATATTTTCTTTAGGGCTATGTGTTcaggaaaccctaatgcaatttttcgTTACGGGTTGAGGGCTTATTTTGACTCCgtatatcccaatataggacttcGTTCATTAGATaaggcttcaaacatgcaacttaaagaagcatgttacgttTATGGGTTAGTTATGTTTGCCTCTCACCAAACCGAGAAAAAGAACGTTGGGTTACAACTTCTTAATAGAACATTTCCATTGGTaacagattcagtagttgaggtgagagatAAGGTTTTTAATTTGTTACGATACTGTTGGATATTAGGTAATCCCCATCCTTTTGACAACACCGCAACGTGTTGCACTATTAAGGACCACAAAGATTATTTCCCACTTGACCTAGGATGGGAAATAGAATTGGTcaaaccggaatgcatgacttgttctTGGTCATATGAGTTACGTGTTCTTACTGAACGATTTGagtttaactag